One segment of Castanea sativa cultivar Marrone di Chiusa Pesio chromosome 3, ASM4071231v1 DNA contains the following:
- the LOC142628376 gene encoding GDSL esterase/lipase At1g23500-like, translating into MASTSSFILFLLQACACLFFCTIGAQANKTFSAIFSFGDSILDTGMNNNLLSGRCNYPPYGRDFPGKVATGRFCNGKNPTDLIAEALGIKDTVPAYLKPDLQSDDLLTGVGFASGGSGIDPLTSSTLGVVAMSQQLQYFKDYIGKLTGVVGEEKAKAIIANSLVLMSAGNNDIGVSYTAGMRKSEYTFPAYCAQLVTWSTTFLEQLYALGARRFGVLSTVAFGCEPSARLTGGSSCSVAANLGAQMYNNLLKAGIASLQSKHPDAKLVFFDIFTPLVNIASNPQQFGFQNANSGCCGGTSICLPFSPFTCPDASTYVFWDFVHPTEKTYRIIVSDVLNKTLSNFS; encoded by the exons ATGGCTTCTACATCTTCATTTATACTTTTCCTACTTCAAGCTTGCGCTTGTCTATTTTTCTGCACCATAGGAGCTCAAgcaaataaaacattttcagcAATTTTCTCATTTGGAGATTCGATTCTTGATACAGGCATGAATAACAATCTTCTCTCAGGTAGGTGCAATTACCCTCCATATGGAAGAGACTTCCCGGGAAAAGTTGCAACGGGAAGATTTTGCAATGGAAAAAACCCCACAGACTTGATAG CGGAGGCCTTGGGAATTAAAGATACTGTACCAGCTTATCTTAAACCAGACCTTCAAAGTGATGATCTCCTAACCGGTGTAGGCTTTGCTTCCGGTGGCTCGGGAATTGATCCATTAACATCCAGTACACTG GGAGTTGTGGCAATGTCCCAACAGTTACAATACTTCAAGGATTACATAGGGAAGCTAACAGGGGTTGTTGGTGAAGAGAAAGCAAAAGCCATCATAGCCAACAGCCTTGTGCTAATGTCAGCAGGCAACAATGACATTGGAGTATCATATACTGCTGGTATGAGGAAATCAGAGTATACTTTTCCTGCATATTGTGCTCAATTGGTTACCTGGTCTACCACTTTTTTGGAG CAATTGTATGCACTGGGGGCAAGGCGATTTGGTGTTCTTAGTACTGTAGCATTTGGATGCGAGCCATCAGCAAGACTTACAGGAGGGTCATCTTGTTCAGTGGCCGCAAACCTAGGAGCACAAATGTACAATAATCTGTTAAAAGCAGGAATAGCGTCCCTTCAAAGCAAGCATCCCGATGCCAAGCTGGTCTTCTTCGACATCTTTACCCCTCTAGTCAACATCGCCAGTAATCCTCAGCAATTTG GCTTTCAAAATGCAAATTCTGGGTGCTGCGGTGGCACTAGTATATGTCTTCCATTTAGTCCATTCACTTGTCCAGATGCTTCTACCTATGTCTTTTGGGACTTTGTTCACCCCACTGAAAAAACTTACAGAATAATTGTCTCTGATGTACTCAACAAAACTCTTTCCAATTTCTCTTGA
- the LOC142627057 gene encoding nicotinamidase 2-like: MGSYKKYEKRERNPDPKTSALLVIDVQNYFSSMAHPILPNLLQTIQLCRRASIPVIFTRHSHTDADGGMLAEWWNGDLIMDGTAEAELMPELEKLPEDMVVGKNTYSAFRNTRLAEQLREMGVEEVIVTGVMTNLCCETTAREAFVRGFRVFFSTDATATSDLELHEATLKNLAYGFAYFVDCKRLREGLFGNQ; this comes from the coding sequence ATGGGGTCGTACAAGAAATacgagaagagagagagaaacccagACCCCAAAACCTCAGCGCTCTTGGTGATTGACGTGCAGAACTACTTCTCCTCCATGGCGCACCCAATCCTCCCCAACCTGCTCCAAACCATTCAGCTCTGCCGACGCGCCTCCATCCCCGTCATCTTCACGCGCCACTCCCACACGGACGCCGACGGCGGCATGCTTGCGGAGTGGTGGAACGGCGACCTCATCATGGACGGGACAGCGGAGGCGGAGCTCATGCCGGAGCTCGAGAAGCTGCCGGAGGACATGGTGGTGGGGAAGAACACCTACAGCGCGTTCAGGAACACGCGCCTAGCGGAGCAGCTGCGCGAGATGGGTGTGGAGGAGGTGATCGTCACGGGTGTCATGACTAACCTCTGCTGCGAGACGACGGCGCGTGAGGCTTTCGTCAGGGGGTTTAGGGTCTTCTTCTCCACCGACGCGACTGCCACGTCGGATTTGGAGCTGCACGAGGCCACGCTCAAGAACTTGGCATATGGTTTCGCTTACTTCGTTGATTGCAAGAGGCTTCGAGAGGGGCTCTTTGGGAATCAATGA